From the Primulina tabacum isolate GXHZ01 chromosome 3, ASM2559414v2, whole genome shotgun sequence genome, one window contains:
- the LOC142539763 gene encoding HMG-Y-related protein A-like, which produces MATEEVGKPPSLPSYPQMITEALDAMQQGGANKSSITKFMESKYGELPAGHANLLSDHLNRMKDNGELLLIKNYYIKAGPDAPPKRGRGRPSKPKDPLPEGVVPAPPRPRGRPRKDPNAPPVLKKPKLPPGPPSLSKSGKPRGRPRKVDPELMQNGVEA; this is translated from the exons ATGGCAACCGAGGAGGTCGGCAAACCACCGTCGCTACCTTCATACCCCCAG ATGATTACGGAAGCATTGGATGCGATGCAACAAGGAGgagcaaacaaatcatctataacGAAATTCATGGAGTCAAAATACGGAGAATTGCCAGCTGGGCATGCTAATTTGCTATCCGATCACCTGAACAGAATGAAAGACAATGGGGAGCTTCTACTGATCAAGAACTACTACATCAAGGCGGGCCCTGATGCCCCGCCCAAACGCGGTCGTGGCAGGCCTTCGAAGCCGAAAGATCCTTTACCCGAGGGTGTTGTCCCTGCTCCTCCTCGACCACGGGGCCGCCCAAGAAAAGATCCCAATGCACCTCCTGTCCTCAAGAAACCAAAGCTTCCACCAGGCCCACCAAGCCTTTCCAAGTCTGGAAAACCAAGGGGGCGGCCGAGAAAGGTGGATCCAGAGCTGATGCAGAATGGTGTAGAGGCTTGA
- the LOC142538905 gene encoding ubiquitin domain-containing protein 7SL RNA1-like yields the protein MDLFFVPNRGKPFFIEVGYFDTVLEIKEKVENHQGIPVSRQTLTFNGDVLQDELNVHYSEILDRSRIELQIASDPNFKDEEDLSSSKIHLVLKMPASKVGITVRMNVTETVRGLNKKIQEIEGILISRLVIHANGVELHDRRSLQDCGLADNSELDVHVQASPETTSTGSSVNAANRPRKLKIVVFTKHGTKRVPLEFNPWQDVGELRTKLQKLDKEMQLDLPKDGYFFIYKQNVMDDDKSFRWHHVGQGDTIETFSGSVSGGS from the coding sequence ATGGATCTGTTCTTCGTACCGAATAGAGGCAAACCCTTCTTCATCGAAGTGGGCTACTTCGATACAGTGCTGGAAATCAAGGAAAAGGTTGAAAATCATCAAGGGATTCCCGTATCCAGACAAACCCTAACTTTCAACGGTGACGTCCTACAAGATGAACTCAATGTGCACTACTCCGAAATCCTTGATCGATCCCGGATCGAGCTACAAATAGCTTCGGATCCAAATTTTAAGGACGAGGAAGATCTTTCGTCGTCCAAGATCCACCTCGTTCTGAAAATGCCTGCTTCCAAGGTCGGTATCACGGTTAGAATGAATGTTACCGAAACGGTTCGAGGgttaaacaagaaaatccaggAGATTGAAGGCATTCTGATAAGTAGACTTGTTATCCATGCGAACGGGGTGGAGTTGCATGATCGTCGATCCCTTCAAGATTGTGGGCTCGCTGATAATTCAGAACTCGACGTCCACGTCCAGGCATCTCCGGAAACCACTTCAACGGGGTCATCCGTGAATGCTGCTAATAGACCCCGGAAGTTGAAAATCGTCGTTTTCACTAAACATGGCACTAAGAGAGTCCCATTGGAATTTAATCCGTGGCAAGATGTTGGCGAGCTGAGGACGAAGTTGCAGAAGCTGGATAAAGAAATGCAGCTTGATCTTCCGAAGGACGGGTATTTCTTTATCTACAAACAAAACGTGATGGATGATGATAAGTCTTTCAGGTGGCATCATGTTGGGCAAGGGGATACAATCGAGACCTTTAGTGGGAGTGTTTCGGGTGGATCTTGA